The Tenuifilum sp. 4138str genome segment GGCAAATTGAGTATCAATACCGATAAATTCAAGAATGCCAAAATCACATACCACGACCCTTGTTATTTAGGTCGTGCCAATGGTATTTACGAGCAGCCACGGGCTATACTTAAAAAGTTGGGTGGCGAACTAGTAGAGATGGAGCGCAACAGGAGTTTTGCCCTGTGCTGTGGCGCTGGTGGCGCTCAAATGTTTAAGGAGGCCGAACATGGTAACAAGGAGGTTTTCCTGGAGCGTATGGATGATGTTTTAAAGGTTGACCCCAACATCATTGCAACGGCTTGCCCCTTCTGCATGACCATGATGACCGATGGTATCAAGTACAAAAATCAGGAAGAGAAGATGCGAAACCTCGATATTGCTGAACTTATTGCAGAATCGCTAAATCTATAACTAATCAATAAACCAAAAACAGCTATGAGCGAAAGAAAATTGCTAAAAAGTGGCGAATTTCTTGTAAATGAGATTGACGCTAACGATATTTTTATTCCCGAGGAATTCAATGAGGAACAGCGGATGATAGCCCAAACCTGTCGCGATTTCATGGAGGCTGAAGTTTTCCCTCGCCTGAACGATATCGACAAGGGCGATCGTGAGCTGATGAGGAGCATTTTGCAAAAATCGGGCGAGCTTGGTATGCTGGGCATTGCAGTGCCTGAGCAGTATAATGGTTTTGGGCAAAACTTTGTAACCCAAATGCTTGTTGCTGAAACTACAGGGGCTGGATATTCATTCTCCGTGGCCTACATGTGCCATTGCGGAATTGGTACAATGCCCATTCTTTACTACGGCAACGAGGAGCAGCGCCAAAAATATGTATCGCGTCTTGCAACTGGTGAACTAATAGGATCATACTGCCTAACGGAACCCGGTGCAGGTAGCGATGCCAACTCCGGAAAAACCACAGCAAAGCTATCGGAAGATGGTAAGTACTACATCCTGAACGGTCAAAAAATGTGGATTACCAACGCTGGCTTTGCCGATACACAGGTTGTTTTTGCCAAGGTGGATAACGACCGAGTCCTGAGTGCATTTATAGTTGAAAGCAAGTGGCCAGGCGTTGTAATTGGCCCCGATGAGCATAAAATGGGTATCAAGGGCTCATCAACCGCTCAAATCTACTACAACGATGTAAAGGTGCCTGTTGAAAATATGCTAGGTAACCGCGGCGAAGGTTTCCGTATTGCCCTTAGCATTTTGCACATGGGACGAATGAAGTTGGGTGCCAATGTGATTGGTGCTGCTAAAGAAACCATAACCCAGTCGGTTCAGTACGCCAATGAACGTAAGCAGTTCAATACCAAAATTGCAAACTTTGGGGCTATCAAGCATAAGCTAGCTGAAATGGTTATTAGGGCCTATGCTCACGAATCGGCCATTTACCGTGTAAGCCAAGATATTGATGACCTGATTGAAAAGTATAAGGCTGAGGGTTGTGAGTATGGCCGTGCTGCCATTGATGCCATTAGCCACTACGCCGTTGAGGATGCCATTCTGAAGGTGAACGGTTCCGAGATGCTCGACTTTGTGGTTGATGAGGGTGTTCAGATTCACGGCGGAATGGGCTACTCAGCTGAGATGAACGTTGAGCGCGGTTACCGCGATTCGCGTATTAACCGAATCTTTGAGGGTACCAACGAGATCAACCGCTTGCTGGTAATTGATACTGCCATTAAGCGCTCCCTCAAGGGCGATTACGATTTGATGGGGCCTGCTGAGCAGCTATACAATAGCCTCGATAGCATTGTGGCTGAAGCGGGTTCGAGCGATTACTATGACCAAAAAATGCAGACCATAAGGAACTTCAAAAAGGTTGCCATGCTGGGTATTTATGGAGCAAACAAGGCTTTTGGTAAGCAGTTTGCAACTGAACAGGAGGTTCAGAACAACCTGAGCAATATCATCATGGATCTGTATGTGGCCGAGTCGCTTGCTCTAAGGGTTAAGAAGCTGGAAAGTAAGGGTCATCAAAATATCAATATCTATAAGGATATTGTTGATGTGTTTGTTTACGATGCTGCTGGCCGCATTCGTAAGAATGCCATGGATGCAGCAAACTCCTTTGCTGCTGAGCCCGAACTTAGTAAGTTAACTGCTGCAATTGACAGGCTTTGTAAGGCTCCATCGGTAAATGTAAAGGATGCCCGCCGCCGCATTGCCGATAAACTTATTGAAGACAACGAGTATATGTTCTAGTAGTCTTAGTAAAAGTTAAGAAGCTACCCAAGGGGTAGCTTCTTTCTTTTTTAACTTTATCGTTTAATTGGGATTGCCTCAATAAGTCAGAAGTGAAGAGTATTTTATGTGCTTCTATTGGCTAATCCCCTCAAAATTTTTTCCATAGCCACATTTCAATTTAATCTCAATACTTTCGATTTGATGTTGTTTAGTTAAGGTTATTTGTCATGTTGAGCTAAGCGAAACATCTCATGGGATCGATTAGAGATCCTTCGCTGCGCTCAGGATGACTGGCAGAGTTGACAGTTGATAGTTGATGGTTGATAGTGAGAAAAAGCATTTCACGAAACACCAAACTCCAAACACCCCTATACACTGTACACTGCACACTATTCAATAGATCCTTCGCTATGCTCAGGATGACAAATGAGTTCATTCGTGTTCGTTACTCGTGAATCGTTGTTCCTTATAAGTGAAACTATTGTCATGCTGAGCTCGTCGAAGCATCTCTTACTGCTTTTATCTCTTATTTAATGAGATTCCCCAAACAACACGGAGTGCCATACGCAGAGGCATAAAAGCCTGACCCGGCAATGGGTCGAGGGTGAAACGTGGCGGTGGGCCTAGTAAGCGATACCACATGAGTCACGCCGTAGGCGTGGCGAATAGTATCGCGTGGCAGTTCCACCCGCGGGGTACCCATCGGGTCGGGCTTTTCAGCCTTGATTTTCTTTGGTTCTTTCTTGTATCAAGACAAGAAAGAACGTGTAAATCGCTCTTTGCAATGCTTTTCTGTTGCGATGCAAAGCCTCACCCTTGCTCTTTGGAAAATGTATTGAGTGCATCGCAACACATGAGGGAGAAGCCATTGGGTTACAAATGTTTCGCCCCTACGGGGCGGGAAGCGTTGCTCGTTGTTCGTTGTTCGTTGGTTCATGAAATTGACCTCACCCCCTCCCCTCTCCTGACAGGAGAGGGGCGAAGCAATAAGGAAACCTTATTGCAGGGCTAAAGTCTCCCCTCTCAGGGGAGATTTAGAGGGGTCATCTAGGTTGAATGTGAGATACGACCTCACCCCAGCACTTTTCCCTGAGAGGGAATGGAGCGGAAGAAGCAAGCAGAGGCATAAAAGCCTGACCCGACAATGGGTCGGGGGTGGAACGTTGCGGTAGGATTAGTAAGCGATACCAAATGAGCCACGCCACAGGCGTGGCGAATTGTATCGCGGGGCAGTTCCACCCACGGGGTACCCATCGGGTCGGGCTTTTCAGCCTTGATTTTCTTTGGTTCTTTCTTGTATCAAGACAAGAAAGAACATGTAAACCGCTCTTTGCAATGCTTTTCTGTTGCGAAGCAAAGCCTCACCCTTGCTCTTTGGAAAATATAATGCGTGCATCGCAACACATGAGGGAGAAGCCATTGGGTTACAAATGTTTCGCCCCTACGGGGCGGGAAGCGTTGCTCGTTGTTCGTGAATCGTTGTTCGTGAAGCTATTGTCATGTTGAACTAAGCGAAACATCTCATGGGGTCGAATAGAGATCCTTCGCTACGCTCAGGATGACATGCAGAGTTGACAGTTGATAGTTGATGGTTGATAGTGAGAAAAAGCATTTCACGAAACACCAAACTCCAAACACCCCTATACACTGTAAACTGCACACTGTAAACTATTTAATAGATCCCTCGCTGCGCTCATGATGACAGGCATGTATATTTTTGTTAACTAATCGACATTGAATTGAGATCCATCAATTCGCTCAGAAAAAAAAGAGTTTCGCGCTGTTATTGCTAAAGAATTTCTGAATTGTTTTTACATTTGTACTAATTTTACTCTTTTACAGCGTTTAATGTGATTAAAAGCAGCAAAGCAGTTTTAGGCAAAGGAGATCAGCAAAGGTCAAAAAAAACAAACATTCATCTTAAACTTAAACTTATCCATTATGTATTTTGAGCCAATACCGTATTTTTACGACCCTATAGATAGGATTGCTATAATAGTAAAACCCAAAAAGCCTTTTTTTGATTGGTTGAACTCCGTATTTCCAGAAGATGAACCAATTACAACTAAGGACGACAACAATGTCTACCTATTAAGGGAAATGGATGATAATGAAGCAGTACTAAAATGGGTTAAGAAAAACTATGATAAAATTTTTATAAATGAGCTTAACGATTGGTATACTGACGAAGAAGGATGGCCAAAAAATAGGACATATAAAATGTTTGCAGAATGGTTTGATATTGAAATATGCTCCATGGTATTAGACCTTGAAGATTTTCCAGTGAATAAGGGTTAGCCCTCGCATAAACAGATAACCGAATAAGCCATTTGACAACTTCTCTTAATTTAGTTAACTTTGCTCTATGAATCCGATAGAGAGAAGTATTGATAAAATTAGAGACTTGTGTTTAAAACACAAAGTCAAAAGGTTATTTGTATTTGGCTCCATATTGACTAATAGATTTAAAAAGAATAGCGATATTGACCTGGTAGTTGATTTTCAGGACGTAGATCTTTATGAATACGCTGACAATTACTTTGACTTAAAAGAATCGTTAGAAAAACTACTTAACCGCAATGTGGATTTGCTAGAGGGAAAAGCTATAAAAAATCCGTATTTAAAGCAAACCATTGATTCATCAAAGCAACTAATTTATGGATAGTGAAATTAAAACTTAGCTCTACGATATTCTACAATCCATTAAATAGATTGAAAGTTACTTTGAAGACATACCAAAGAAATTCGATAAATATATTTACGACATTAGAAAAAAAGAGCGATTGAAAGGAATATTGAAATTATTGGTGAAGCCGCTAATAGAATAGTTAAACGTGATAAAAACTTCCATTTGGAAAACATCCAAAAAATCATTGAAACACGAAACAGAATTGCACATGGCTACGATAAAATATCTGACGATTTAATTTGGAGTATCGTTATTAATCACTTGCCAAAGCTGAAAGAAGAAATTAAATCAAAACTTGAGGAATAAAACTCTTATGCACGCCGATATGTAATCCATGCGTAATTTCCAGTTTGGCTAGGGCTGTAAAAGGCAATTAACAGAAAACGTACGGAGGAGGTTCCCGCAGAGTACGGCGAAACAAGTTATGCCGCCGTTAAACTATCGGTGGCAGGTTGCGCCGTATTTTTTTCATTAAGCTACGCAGCATATCCAGCAAGAATAGTTTAGGCATAGGCACCTAACGCTAGGGATTTTAAGCATACTATTTTCTATTCCATTACAAAGGTTTAACCGCTACGCGGTAATTGGACTTACTAAGTACGATTTTTACTAATTCCTAAAAACTTTTGTCGGACTCCTGAAAAATTAATTTATCTGCTCAATTCTCCTCTAACTTCCTCTAGCTCCATCATATTCTCCTTTTAACTTTTAACTTTTAACTAGTTCCAACTTCCTCTAACTTCCTCTAACTCCATCATATTCTTCTTTTCACGTTTCACGAACTCAAACATCCTCTAACTTCATCATATTCCGATTATTCCGAATCATTCCGAATCATTCCCCTAAAGTTAGCCCGGTAGAATTAGTTAATACAAGGAACTTAGGATTAATACTTTTCACTTTTCCCGCATCTATCGCAAAACTCAAAAATTAATTTTTTTAGCTGTTCAATATCTAAGGGTTTTGTGATATAGGCATCGAACACCTCCCTGTTCTTTTCAATATCGTCAAGGGTAGCATAAGCAGTTTGGGCTATTACGGGTAGAGTAGGTTTTAGCTCTTTAATGAGCTTAGTGGCCGATACTCCGTTGAGTTCCGGCATTTTAATATCCATGAGTACCAGGCAGATTGAATCTTCGTTTTGGCAAAGTTCTACAGCTTTGCGGCCATTATCGGCGTGTAGGAGCTGAAAGTCAAAATCTTTTAGCACCGCTTTTAGCAGCTTGAAGCTATTTATATCGTCCTCGGCCACAAGAATTGTTTTCATTTCGGAGTTGTTCGTTTGTGATTGGATACTAATACCTTTACTCTCTTTACTAGTTATTGGGTGATATGGTAGTGTAAAGTAAAAGGTTGCCCCTTGCCCTAGCTCTGATTCAACCCATATAGCACCGCCCATTAAGTTTAAAAAGCCTTTACAAATTGATAAACCCAATCCGGTTCCCCCATACTCAGCATGGATATTCTCATCGGCCTGGGTAAAGCGTTCAAAAATCACATCTTGCTTTTTACCTTCAATTCCTATGCCAGTATCCTTGACGTAGAATTCCAGGTTGCTGCTTTTAAGCCTATAACCAAATTCAATAGAGCCATTGTGGGTAAACTTCACAGCATTTAAAAGCAAGTGGTATAGTACTTGTCTAAGCTTTAGTTCATCGATAAAAATTTCATCTTCTTTATCGGAAAACTCCTTGTAAACCCTCAATTCAACTGGTTTATTGGCAAGTTTTGCAGAAAAAGTATGGTAAAGTTCATCGAGTAGGGTATTCAGGTGTATGTTAGTGTTGGTTATTCGTTCCTGTCCGGTTTCAATGGATGAAATTGTTATGATATCGCTGATGATAGAAACTAATTGCTTGCTTGAATCCTGAATGATTTGAATGAACTTTTTAGATTCGTCGGCTGAGATATCAATGTTATTGAGCATTTGCGAGAAACCATAAATTGCGTTTAAGGGTGTTCGCACTTCGTGACTTAGGTTATGAAGAAATGCCGTTTTGAGTCTGCTGGCCTCCTCGGCTTTTTCCTTAGCTCCGGTAAGCATCAGGTTACTCTCACGTAACGCTTCGGATGTTGCGAAAAGTTCCTCGTTGGTTGCCCGTAGCTCCTCTTCGGATGTTTGCAGCTCATAGTACATTTTTTGGAGTTCACGCTCTTTCTGTTCAGCACTTTCCTTAGCTAATATGAGCTGATGCTCGTACCTTAGCCTGTCGAAAATGTTGTAAATCAAATAGGAAATAAGTATCAAGCCAGCAATTAAAAGGCCAAGGGCAATGTTATGGAGGGAAATTGAACGTAGAGTGGCCTCACGCATATCCAATTGAACCATTATTGACCACTGGGTGTCGCTCTTACCAATACGAATGGGGTAGAAGGTTCTAAAAACCTCACTTTTAGTATAGTTACAAACGGTTTCATAGCTCTGCTCCAGCCCTGATTTCACAATGTACCTGGCAAGGGTATCGTTAGTCCCAGCAAGCGAGAAAATATTTTTGCCAATGAATGCGGTGTCCGGATGAGTAACAATTTCGCCATCCGATGATATTAGCGACAGGTGACCTTTGGTTTGTAGTTTAATTTCCGATAATTTTCTTTGCAAATAGTTAAGGTCGAGGTCAATACCATAAACTCCGCAGAACTTATTGTTGATTATTATTGGTACTACAATTGATGTTTCGTAGAATTCAATTGGGTATCCCTGGTACTGATATATGTATGGCTCTAAAACCATTTCGCTATTCCTTTCTTTGGGAATAGTGTAGTAAAACTCATTGTAATCTTCGGGCTCAGTGTACTCAAACACAATGCTATCGGCCATGCGGAAAAAAGTAACCGATAGATGTCCTTCCCTGTCGTAGGGTGGGGTGTTTCGGTATTGCCTATCCTTACCATCGAATGCGTTTGGCTCCCACATAGTCCAAACAGCTAAAAAGTCGGGGTTATCCTTTGTGTAACTATGTATAAGACTCACAATCTCCGACCTGTCGGCTCTCTTTTCGTACAAAACCTTTGTTTGCTTTACTAGCGAACGGGCGGAGTGTATGGCATTGATGAAATACGATTCAACCTGACTTGCAGCATTTTTGGATTGCTGAATGGCAATCCACTTGGAGTCGTTGTAAATAAATCTACGTTGGCGAACACCAATGGTATAGTAAAGGAAAATAAAGATTATGGCAGTTAGAACCGCCGCCGAAACAGATAGAATGAAGTTGGACCGGTAATAGTTCCTTTTCATGATAGATTGTGAAAATAAGTATTGTTTATGGCTTTGGGATTATCTTTTCTATACTTTTCCCTTTTGCCAAATCATCAACCAGCTTGTCCAGGTAGCGTATTTTTTGGGTTAAAGGATTCTTGATTTCCTCTACCTTTATTCCGCAAACCTTTCCGGTTATTAATTCCGCATTGGGGTTGATTGTTGCAAGCCGGAAAAACTCCTCAAAGGTTACATTTTGCTCAATGAGACTTTCCAGCGTAGCAGTGTCAAAACCCGTAAGCCATTTAATGATAATGTTTAGCTCCTCGCGAGTTCGCCCTTTCCTTTCAATCTTGGCAAGATAAAGGGGGTAAACCCTTGCAAATGACATGCTTGCAATTTTGCTGTCGGAATCCATTTCCTTTACAATGGTATTTGTATAACATGCTAAATATATGGTGATAGTAATGCTTTTCAAAATATAAATCGAACTTTTTTGTTTTTTTTTCTTTAGAGGTGTTTTTTGTCTAAGGTGTTGATATTAGCGA includes the following:
- a CDS encoding acyl-CoA dehydrogenase family protein; this translates as MSERKLLKSGEFLVNEIDANDIFIPEEFNEEQRMIAQTCRDFMEAEVFPRLNDIDKGDRELMRSILQKSGELGMLGIAVPEQYNGFGQNFVTQMLVAETTGAGYSFSVAYMCHCGIGTMPILYYGNEEQRQKYVSRLATGELIGSYCLTEPGAGSDANSGKTTAKLSEDGKYYILNGQKMWITNAGFADTQVVFAKVDNDRVLSAFIVESKWPGVVIGPDEHKMGIKGSSTAQIYYNDVKVPVENMLGNRGEGFRIALSILHMGRMKLGANVIGAAKETITQSVQYANERKQFNTKIANFGAIKHKLAEMVIRAYAHESAIYRVSQDIDDLIEKYKAEGCEYGRAAIDAISHYAVEDAILKVNGSEMLDFVVDEGVQIHGGMGYSAEMNVERGYRDSRINRIFEGTNEINRLLVIDTAIKRSLKGDYDLMGPAEQLYNSLDSIVAEAGSSDYYDQKMQTIRNFKKVAMLGIYGANKAFGKQFATEQEVQNNLSNIIMDLYVAESLALRVKKLESKGHQNINIYKDIVDVFVYDAAGRIRKNAMDAANSFAAEPELSKLTAAIDRLCKAPSVNVKDARRRIADKLIEDNEYMF
- a CDS encoding nucleotidyltransferase family protein, coding for MNPIERSIDKIRDLCLKHKVKRLFVFGSILTNRFKKNSDIDLVVDFQDVDLYEYADNYFDLKESLEKLLNRNVDLLEGKAIKNPYLKQTIDSSKQLIYG
- a CDS encoding HepT-like ribonuclease domain-containing protein; this encodes MVKRDKNFHLENIQKIIETRNRIAHGYDKISDDLIWSIVINHLPKLKEEIKSKLEE
- a CDS encoding hybrid sensor histidine kinase/response regulator encodes the protein MKRNYYRSNFILSVSAAVLTAIIFIFLYYTIGVRQRRFIYNDSKWIAIQQSKNAASQVESYFINAIHSARSLVKQTKVLYEKRADRSEIVSLIHSYTKDNPDFLAVWTMWEPNAFDGKDRQYRNTPPYDREGHLSVTFFRMADSIVFEYTEPEDYNEFYYTIPKERNSEMVLEPYIYQYQGYPIEFYETSIVVPIIINNKFCGVYGIDLDLNYLQRKLSEIKLQTKGHLSLISSDGEIVTHPDTAFIGKNIFSLAGTNDTLARYIVKSGLEQSYETVCNYTKSEVFRTFYPIRIGKSDTQWSIMVQLDMREATLRSISLHNIALGLLIAGLILISYLIYNIFDRLRYEHQLILAKESAEQKERELQKMYYELQTSEEELRATNEELFATSEALRESNLMLTGAKEKAEEASRLKTAFLHNLSHEVRTPLNAIYGFSQMLNNIDISADESKKFIQIIQDSSKQLVSIISDIITISSIETGQERITNTNIHLNTLLDELYHTFSAKLANKPVELRVYKEFSDKEDEIFIDELKLRQVLYHLLLNAVKFTHNGSIEFGYRLKSSNLEFYVKDTGIGIEGKKQDVIFERFTQADENIHAEYGGTGLGLSICKGFLNLMGGAIWVESELGQGATFYFTLPYHPITSKESKGISIQSQTNNSEMKTILVAEDDINSFKLLKAVLKDFDFQLLHADNGRKAVELCQNEDSICLVLMDIKMPELNGVSATKLIKELKPTLPVIAQTAYATLDDIEKNREVFDAYITKPLDIEQLKKLIFEFCDRCGKSEKY
- a CDS encoding DUF2200 domain-containing protein; this translates as MKSITITIYLACYTNTIVKEMDSDSKIASMSFARVYPLYLAKIERKGRTREELNIIIKWLTGFDTATLESLIEQNVTFEEFFRLATINPNAELITGKVCGIKVEEIKNPLTQKIRYLDKLVDDLAKGKSIEKIIPKP